From the genome of Desulfovibrio gilichinskyi, one region includes:
- a CDS encoding cobalt-precorrin 5A hydrolase: MSNSKTAIYSLTAKGADLARKIAFATGSVSYVLERYAEESDIPFTGFTSLISDTFSAYESHIFIMASGIVVRAIAPHLKSKDTDPAVVVLDQEGRFAISLVSGHLGGANELARMVAGQIGATAVITTATDCAGVPSIDMLARASGLVIGDTGSIKHVNSALLDGDKVGVYDPEIFLNIDGLSEFFYKVDNVADLDELRCGVCIDWRIHDLPENVLKLYPKCLRLGVGCRRGVPAEEINALVTDVLADHGIALQSIVSLGTIDAKNDEVGMLEFARQKNLKINFFSADELEEIKGTTPSGLVMKHMGVGSVCEAAAMKQSGGDNLIVPKKKSARVTMSLAKDVRVKGV, encoded by the coding sequence ATGAGCAATTCTAAAACAGCTATTTATTCCCTCACTGCAAAAGGTGCAGACCTTGCGCGTAAAATTGCGTTTGCAACAGGCTCGGTTTCATACGTCCTAGAGCGTTATGCTGAAGAAAGTGATATACCGTTCACTGGATTCACGTCTCTCATTTCAGATACTTTTTCTGCTTATGAATCACATATTTTTATTATGGCTTCGGGTATTGTTGTTCGGGCGATAGCTCCGCATTTAAAATCAAAGGATACCGACCCCGCTGTAGTTGTACTTGATCAGGAAGGGCGATTTGCAATTTCGCTTGTTTCCGGTCATTTAGGCGGTGCTAATGAGCTTGCCCGTATGGTTGCAGGTCAGATCGGAGCGACTGCTGTTATTACAACCGCTACGGATTGTGCCGGGGTTCCTTCAATCGATATGCTTGCACGTGCCAGCGGGTTGGTAATCGGTGATACAGGCTCAATTAAGCATGTAAATTCGGCTTTGCTTGATGGTGATAAAGTAGGGGTATATGACCCTGAAATATTTCTGAATATAGACGGGCTAAGTGAGTTTTTTTATAAAGTTGATAACGTTGCAGATCTTGATGAATTGCGATGCGGTGTCTGCATTGATTGGCGCATTCACGATTTGCCTGAAAACGTGCTGAAACTTTATCCGAAGTGTTTACGGCTCGGAGTAGGATGTCGCAGAGGCGTGCCGGCTGAAGAGATTAATGCGCTGGTAACGGATGTTCTGGCGGATCATGGAATTGCTCTGCAATCAATTGTTTCACTTGGAACTATAGATGCGAAAAATGATGAAGTAGGAATGCTTGAATTTGCACGGCAGAAGAACTTGAAAATAAATTTTTTCAGTGCAGATGAATTAGAAGAAATTAAAGGAACCACTCCTTCGGGACTGGTGATGAAACATATGGGAGTTGGCAGTGTATGCGAAGCAGCAGCAATGAAACAGTCCGGGGGGGACAATCTGATTGTCCCGAAGAAAAAAAGTGCACGGGTGACAATGTCTCTGGCCAAGGATGTGCGGGTAAAGGGTGTTTAA
- a CDS encoding polyprenyl synthetase family protein, with the protein MTELLAYFKQELPKINGFLDEETDKLEGLVKGVAKHVLLAPGKRIRPILTILSARSLGYSKEDIYPLASALELLHAATLLHDDILDDADLRRGVTASHLVFGTTETILAGDVLLALANLIGADYGKSRISSILASAIMSTADGEIREIAHISEPKVDRAVYMDIIIGKTARLIEASCRIGASVASDSAELEDALGNFGLNMGIAFQLVDDALDYESPVGDTGKPEGGDLKEGKITLPLIFYLEMLDGKEAELLLSEIKNRTLTDAKRDEVLESIRAQGLGTKTRESAAAYIEKAKDCLTPLSDSVERRILKQAADFVLTRSK; encoded by the coding sequence ATGACTGAGTTATTAGCCTATTTTAAGCAAGAGTTGCCTAAGATAAACGGTTTTTTGGATGAAGAAACCGATAAGCTTGAGGGATTGGTAAAAGGGGTTGCGAAGCATGTACTGCTTGCTCCCGGTAAACGGATACGTCCGATTCTCACCATACTTTCTGCACGTAGTCTGGGATATTCAAAAGAAGATATTTATCCTTTAGCCAGCGCGCTTGAGCTGCTGCATGCTGCAACTTTGCTTCACGACGACATACTTGATGATGCTGATTTAAGAAGAGGAGTTACTGCTTCACATCTTGTTTTCGGTACTACAGAAACAATCCTTGCCGGGGATGTACTTCTTGCTCTCGCCAATTTAATAGGGGCTGATTACGGTAAATCACGTATAAGTTCTATTCTGGCCTCAGCGATTATGTCTACTGCTGACGGAGAAATTCGCGAAATAGCACATATTTCAGAACCGAAAGTCGACCGCGCTGTATATATGGATATTATTATAGGAAAGACAGCAAGGCTTATTGAAGCTTCATGTCGGATTGGTGCCTCCGTTGCCTCTGACAGCGCGGAACTTGAAGATGCGCTGGGAAATTTCGGCCTCAACATGGGTATAGCCTTTCAGCTGGTTGACGATGCCCTTGATTATGAATCTCCAGTAGGAGATACCGGTAAGCCTGAAGGCGGCGATTTGAAAGAGGGAAAGATCACTTTACCTTTAATTTTTTATCTTGAGATGTTAGATGGTAAAGAGGCTGAATTGCTGCTCTCTGAAATTAAAAATAGAACCCTTACAGATGCAAAACGTGATGAGGTTCTTGAAAGTATTCGGGCGCAAGGTTTAGGCACAAAGACCAGGGAATCAGCAGCCGCTTACATTGAAAAGGCTAAAGATTGTCTGACTCCACTGTCTGACAGTGTTGAACGGCGCATTCTTAAACAGGCAGCAGATTTTGTACTGACCCGTAGCAAGTAG
- a CDS encoding cytochrome c3 family protein, whose product MKKTLLICMVTAALVCAFALPSLYAVDAPGDLVIKAPAGTKMTKEPVNFSHKGHAALDCKKCHHKWDGAGAIKKCDSEGCHIDTSKEGKSAPTSYYSAFHGKADNSCVGCHKAMKKDKAKTGPTKCSDCHPKK is encoded by the coding sequence ATGAAAAAGACCTTATTGATTTGTATGGTTACAGCTGCATTGGTATGTGCGTTTGCACTTCCATCTTTGTATGCTGTAGACGCTCCCGGCGATTTGGTTATTAAAGCGCCTGCCGGCACTAAGATGACCAAAGAACCTGTTAATTTCTCACACAAAGGACATGCTGCTCTTGACTGTAAAAAGTGTCATCACAAATGGGATGGTGCCGGTGCAATTAAGAAATGTGATTCTGAAGGATGTCATATCGACACAAGCAAAGAAGGTAAGAGTGCTCCAACTTCTTACTACTCCGCTTTTCATGGTAAAGCAGATAACAGCTGCGTAGGCTGTCATAAAGCTATGAAGAAAGATAAAGCTAAGACTGGTCCTACCAAATGTAGCGATTGTCATCCTAAGAAGTAA
- a CDS encoding nucleotide sugar dehydrogenase: MIKFEDIKNKKSYVAVVGLGYVGLPLAVALGKHFNVLGVDISEKRVGELRDGYDRTAEVLEKDFHNFVEFSSNPEDLKKAGIIIIAVPTPIDAARNPDLRPVVGASTMVGKHMSEGTIVVYESTVYPGLTEDICIPILAEQSGLEYHKQFGVGYSPERINPGDREHTLQTIVKVVSGSSEDVAEILDKLYSTVVTAGTHRASCIKVAEAAKVIENTQRDLNIALMNELSMIFDRLGIDTLDVLEAAGTKWNFLPFRPGLVGGHCIGVDPYYLTTKAEAIGHHPQVILAGRKINDSVGKFIADTTVKQMIDGDSKVKNAKVGILGLTFKENVPDLRNTKVVDVVDELLSFGVKVLVHDPYADPNEAIEEYGLKTVPFSEFKDLDALILAVSHKEYRSLSFDEIKSWFREPENALIIDVKCFFDRDELAKAGIRSWRL, encoded by the coding sequence ATGATTAAATTTGAAGATATTAAAAATAAAAAAAGTTATGTAGCAGTTGTAGGTCTCGGTTATGTAGGTCTGCCGCTGGCTGTAGCTCTCGGAAAACATTTTAATGTTCTTGGAGTTGATATTTCCGAAAAGCGTGTAGGCGAACTGCGTGACGGTTACGACCGCACTGCGGAAGTTCTTGAAAAAGACTTTCATAATTTTGTAGAATTCAGCAGTAATCCTGAAGATCTTAAAAAAGCAGGAATTATTATTATCGCTGTTCCTACACCGATTGACGCAGCTCGTAATCCTGACCTCCGTCCGGTTGTAGGCGCATCCACCATGGTTGGTAAGCATATGTCAGAGGGAACAATTGTTGTTTATGAATCAACAGTTTATCCCGGACTCACAGAAGACATCTGCATTCCTATCCTCGCTGAACAATCCGGTCTTGAATATCACAAGCAGTTCGGCGTCGGATATTCACCTGAAAGAATTAATCCGGGTGACAGAGAACATACTTTGCAGACAATTGTTAAAGTTGTCTCCGGAAGTTCTGAAGATGTCGCTGAAATTTTAGATAAACTTTATTCAACTGTTGTTACCGCAGGAACTCACAGGGCTTCATGTATTAAAGTTGCCGAGGCTGCAAAAGTCATTGAAAACACTCAGCGTGATCTTAACATCGCACTTATGAATGAACTCTCCATGATTTTTGATCGTCTGGGTATTGATACTTTAGATGTTCTTGAAGCTGCCGGAACTAAATGGAACTTTCTTCCGTTCCGTCCGGGCTTAGTCGGCGGTCATTGTATCGGAGTCGATCCCTATTATCTTACCACTAAGGCAGAAGCTATCGGACATCATCCGCAGGTTATTCTTGCCGGACGTAAAATCAACGACTCTGTCGGTAAATTTATTGCTGACACAACTGTTAAGCAGATGATCGACGGCGACAGTAAAGTTAAAAATGCTAAAGTCGGTATCCTCGGTCTTACTTTCAAAGAAAATGTTCCTGATCTGCGTAACACCAAAGTTGTTGACGTTGTTGACGAATTGCTTTCTTTCGGTGTGAAAGTTCTGGTTCACGATCCTTATGCTGATCCGAATGAAGCAATCGAAGAATATGGACTTAAAACCGTTCCTTTTTCTGAATTTAAGGACCTTGATGCTCTTATTCTTGCTGTTTCGCATAAAGAATATCGCAGCCTGAGTTTTGACGAAATTAAGAGCTGGTTTAGAGAGCCTGAAAATGCACTGATCATTGACGTAAAATGCTTTTTTGATCGGGATGAGCTGGCTAAGGCTGGAATCAGATCCTGGAGACTCTAG
- the mqnB gene encoding futalosine hydrolase, translated as MKDILFVTATVKEMKAALGGVCELPDLRQGVAVPFDFSGQSGLLLVTGIGIINSSFALGQTLAKYEIGIVVLAGIAGTFNPDRFPVGSACIVKTEIWPEYGLKNGKEIDPKGLGFSLAEINGIQIWDRIELNCGNSFRKSVLDRFAKLPEAVSLTVSGVTATEDEALRLKTEFKADIENMEGFATAYGCALSGVPVCQVRTVSNLVGSRDRKDWDLKGALAELGRICSPLVKKTS; from the coding sequence GTGAAAGATATTCTTTTTGTCACTGCGACTGTAAAGGAGATGAAAGCCGCCCTCGGAGGCGTATGCGAACTGCCTGATCTCAGGCAGGGTGTTGCAGTTCCTTTTGATTTCAGTGGTCAATCAGGTTTATTACTGGTTACCGGTATCGGGATTATTAATTCATCTTTTGCTTTGGGACAGACTCTTGCAAAATATGAAATAGGGATTGTTGTTCTTGCCGGAATAGCAGGTACTTTCAATCCTGATCGGTTTCCAGTCGGTTCAGCATGCATCGTAAAGACGGAAATATGGCCGGAATACGGGCTCAAAAATGGAAAAGAAATAGATCCGAAAGGACTTGGTTTCAGCCTCGCTGAAATAAACGGTATCCAGATATGGGACCGGATTGAGCTCAACTGCGGAAATAGTTTTAGAAAGTCAGTGCTTGACCGATTTGCAAAACTGCCCGAAGCTGTTTCTTTAACAGTGAGCGGAGTTACCGCAACGGAAGATGAGGCCTTGCGGCTCAAAACTGAGTTTAAGGCGGATATAGAAAATATGGAAGGTTTTGCCACTGCGTATGGATGTGCTCTTTCGGGGGTTCCTGTATGTCAGGTGCGGACTGTATCGAACCTTGTGGGGTCAAGGGATCGTAAAGATTGGGATTTGAAGGGAGCATTGGCGGAACTTGGCCGAATCTGTTCTCCTCTGGTTAAGAAAACATCCTGA
- the cobJ gene encoding precorrin-3B C(17)-methyltransferase, which produces MRSSSNETVRGGQSDCPEEKKCTGDNVSGQGCAGKGCLKIVGLGPGDECLMSPHAREAIHLADVVVGYTGYIKLIAPDLLEGKDVLSTGMMAEVERCRRAVDEAVAGRNVAMVCSGDPGIYAMAGLVMELLETHDFFSDICFEVIPGIPAFAAAAALLGAPLMHDFASVSLSDLLTPWDKIEKRIRCAADADFVIAIYNPRSKKRAGHLIDAINIIKLFRRGSTPVGIVNRAYREGQKVQLVTLDTVNEQDVDMQTVLIIGNSSTREVAGKMLTPRGYAGKYDI; this is translated from the coding sequence ATGCGAAGCAGCAGCAATGAAACAGTCCGGGGGGGACAATCTGATTGTCCCGAAGAAAAAAAGTGCACGGGTGACAATGTCTCTGGCCAAGGATGTGCGGGTAAAGGGTGTTTAAAAATAGTCGGCCTCGGCCCCGGTGATGAATGTTTAATGTCGCCGCATGCACGTGAAGCTATCCATCTGGCTGACGTTGTGGTAGGGTACACAGGCTATATAAAATTAATTGCTCCGGATTTGCTTGAGGGTAAAGATGTTTTATCCACAGGTATGATGGCGGAAGTTGAGAGATGTCGTAGGGCTGTTGATGAAGCCGTGGCCGGAAGAAATGTTGCAATGGTTTGCAGCGGCGATCCCGGCATCTATGCCATGGCCGGGCTTGTTATGGAACTTTTGGAAACACACGATTTTTTCAGTGATATCTGTTTTGAAGTTATCCCGGGTATTCCGGCTTTCGCTGCTGCGGCAGCTTTGCTAGGAGCCCCGCTTATGCACGATTTTGCCTCTGTCAGTTTAAGTGATCTGCTTACGCCTTGGGATAAGATTGAAAAACGGATCAGGTGTGCGGCTGATGCCGACTTTGTAATCGCAATTTATAATCCCCGTTCTAAAAAAAGAGCCGGACATTTAATTGATGCTATAAATATTATAAAGTTATTCAGACGCGGATCAACACCTGTCGGGATTGTAAACAGGGCTTATCGTGAAGGCCAAAAGGTTCAATTAGTGACTCTTGATACCGTGAATGAACAGGATGTTGATATGCAAACTGTTTTGATTATTGGTAATTCTTCAACTAGAGAAGTTGCCGGTAAAATGCTGACCCCGCGCGGTTATGCCGGAAAGTACGACATATAA
- a CDS encoding ubiquinone/menaquinone biosynthesis methyltransferase, with translation MQGQTHQEHGKKVAAMFGRIAGWYDFLNHALSAGQDIYWRYRLVKLVRPAKNGLVLDLAAGTLDVSVELVKQYPDIKVLAMDFAFPMLACGKSKKLEGKYESTRGNQIAAVQADGKKLPLPDSCLDGATIAFGIRNILPREEAYKEILRTLKPGARFCILEFGSGRKRIWKGFYNFYLNRILPLLGKIVSGDSGAYTYLADTIRSFPDERTLGTELRNSGFDRVMFVPLLSGIVYIHVAEKPAD, from the coding sequence ATGCAGGGTCAGACTCATCAGGAGCACGGTAAAAAAGTTGCGGCCATGTTTGGACGCATTGCCGGGTGGTACGATTTTCTGAATCACGCTTTGAGCGCAGGGCAGGACATATACTGGCGATACAGACTGGTTAAACTGGTCCGTCCCGCTAAAAACGGTTTGGTCCTTGATCTCGCTGCCGGAACTCTTGATGTTTCTGTGGAGCTTGTAAAACAGTATCCGGACATCAAAGTTCTCGCTATGGATTTTGCGTTTCCCATGCTCGCCTGTGGCAAATCTAAGAAATTAGAAGGCAAATATGAGAGTACAAGAGGAAATCAAATTGCCGCCGTGCAGGCTGACGGAAAGAAACTTCCTCTTCCTGATTCATGTCTTGACGGAGCAACTATAGCATTTGGAATTCGTAATATTCTTCCACGCGAAGAAGCATATAAAGAAATTTTGCGCACACTGAAACCCGGTGCAAGATTTTGCATTCTTGAATTCGGTTCAGGACGTAAACGCATATGGAAAGGGTTCTACAATTTTTATTTGAACAGAATTCTGCCGCTCCTAGGAAAGATCGTCTCCGGAGATTCTGGAGCGTATACCTATTTGGCAGATACAATCCGTTCTTTTCCTGATGAGAGAACTTTAGGCACAGAACTTCGTAACTCCGGTTTTGACAGAGTTATGTTTGTCCCGCTGCTTTCAGGCATCGTGTATATCCACGTTGCTGAAAAACCGGCAGATTAG
- a CDS encoding DUF2065 domain-containing protein yields MNIDWSFLLSALGLAFILEGIPYFLFSERMPRILISIIERGPRQLRILGLIAMIFGLLLISFGQSLVGL; encoded by the coding sequence ATGAATATCGACTGGTCTTTTCTGCTATCAGCCCTAGGCTTGGCCTTCATTCTTGAAGGAATACCATATTTTTTGTTTTCTGAGCGTATGCCCAGAATTCTAATCTCTATTATCGAAAGAGGACCGAGACAATTACGCATTCTCGGCCTTATCGCAATGATCTTCGGCTTGTTGCTTATCTCTTTCGGTCAATCTCTCGTAGGACTTTAA